From Solanum lycopersicum chromosome 4, SLM_r2.1:
caactcatcgaaAATGTCCCGCGTCTGCTTTTTGGTGCACCAAGAGATTAAATTTGGTCCAAGAAACAGCAGATACCTGGTAGTGGAGCGACGATCATCCTTGCCGTTAGCCCAGTCTGAGTCGGAGTAGATGGAGAGCTTCTGATTTCCTTTTTGGAAAAGAAGTCCACGACGTGAGCTACCCTTTAGATAATGAAGAATCCGTTTTAATGCCTGGAAGTTTTGTTCAGTTGGAGCATGCATGGACTGAGAGACACGATTAcatcatattgaatttcttgatGAGTAACAACCAAATAATGAAGTCCACCCACGATGCTTTGATATAGGGTCGAATTGTCAAAGAGACGGTTGTTTAAGTTGGACGGCGGACGGACAGCCATGGGAGTAGGTGCAGTTTTGGTTTCAGCCATCCCTCCCCGAGTGAGAAGCTCCTCAGtgtattttgactgatgaagtaGGAGACTAGAGGAGGTATGGAGTACTTCAATGCTAAGGAAGTAATGTAAAGGTCCAAGATCTTTCAGCTGAAATGTTGATGCATGGCCTTCGTGATAATGGAGATAAGATCAGATGAACTACCGGTAATCACAATATCATCAAATAAGAGAAGGATTATATACAGGCCACAAGTGTGTTGTAGAGTGAATAGACTCGTGTCATGAGTGCATGTGTGGAAGCCCATATCCTGCAAAAAAGACGAGAAACAACCATACCAAGCAAGGGGTGCCTATTTAAGACTATAGAGGGACTTTTTGAGCTTGCAGACAAGGTGTGGATGGCGGGAATCAATGTAGCCGGGTGGTTTATCCATATAAATGTACTCTTCCAGAGTGCCATGTAAAATGGCATTGCTAACATCTAGCTGGTGTGGGGGCCCGTCATTATGAAGAGCTAGAGACAAGACTAGACAGATAGTCTGCTGCTTGACGATTGGGCTGAAAGTCTCCTTATAGTCAATGCCATACTCTTGATGATAAACCTTCGCAACTAGGCGAGATTTGTAACGAGATATGGATCCATCTGCATTACGTTTGATGTGGTACACCCACTTGAAACCAATTGGTTTTCGATGTCGGGGTGCTGGCACCAATTCCCAAGTATGCTAATTAATAAGAGACCTGTATTCATCATCCATAGCCTGACACCAAAGGGGATTGCTAGAGGCTTTTTTTTAGGTAATAGGTTCAGATGGAGAGATAGCAGGTAAAGTAGTGGTGTGGGCATTGGGCTTGAAAATGCCAGATTTGGAAAGAGTTTGCATGGGATGTAAtggtggtgggggtgggggttgAGGGGGTGCTGGTTCGACTGGTGGAATTTGTTGGTGAGGTGGGTTGAAGCTTGGTGGGATAGGTGGATTGTGGGGGCTGGGTGGTCCATTTTGGACAGGAGAGTCGGGGTTAGTTGTTTATTGCAGAATGGATGGGTTAACGGGTGCAAGTACAAGGCCATGTGAGCTCGGTGGAAAGATTGGAATAATACCAAGTGGGTTGGACGTGGCAGTGACAGAACTCAACTGGGGAAATTCATCATCGATAAAACGAACATGACGAGAGAAATATGTCTTTTTGAGAGGCAGGATAAAATCATTTGTATCCTTTTATGGTGGGGTGGTAGCCTAGAAAGACGCATGGTGTAGACCGGGGTTGTAGTTTATGTTGAGTGTGAGgtcgtagccaagggtaggcaagacaacGAAAAGGTCGAAGGTGAGTGTAATCCGGACGGTGTTTGTAGAGATATTCGTAAGAATATGTGTTAGAGAGGGAGGGTGTAGGCATGCGGTTGATGAGATAGTTGGCAGTGGCCAACGCCTCGACCCAGAAGGATGCATGTAGATGAGACTCATGAAGGAGAGTGATGACAGTCTTAATGAGGTGACAGTGTTTGCGTTCGGCAATACAATTTTCTTCAGGAGTATTGGGGCAAGATGTGTGATGAATAATACCAAGAGATTGGAGGAAAAAACCAAAGGCATTGTTTAAAAATTCTCTGCCATTGTCACTaagaaatattttgatgttggaattgaattgtgttttgaccatgcATTCAAAATTTACAATAACCGAATATGCTTCAGATTTGCATTTTAAGGAATAAAGTCATGTAAatttactataatcatcaacaaAACAAATATAGTAACGAAAACCATTAAAGGAGGAGATGGAGGTTGGACCTCGAACATCAGAATGTATTAATTCAAATGGCGTTGTGGCCTTAGTATcagataaaataaatagtaaacGACTCAATTTGGATGCATAGCACGACTCACAATGATCCTTAGTAGAAAACGGAAAACCTAAGACAAACATAATGGACTTAGTAAATTCGGCACATGGACGACCAAGTCTACGGTGCCAGGTAGAGGAATGAATGGCTTGATGAGCAACTGAAGAAGATGATATTGACGCAGATAGCTTGGAAGGAAGAATGTATAGACCTTGCTCACAACGGCCCTTGTACCGGATCTGTTTGGTTTAATTGTCCACTATCTGAAAATTATGGGCATTAAAAAGAAGAGTGCAGTTATTTTCTTTGGTGAACAGATAGTCAGACAGAAGGTTGGATGTTAGGGATGGACGTGATGTAACGTGGACAATGAGAAAGTACATGTGGGGGTGTAAACATAGCCAGAACCTATATTGGAGATGGGTAAAGATTGGCTGTTAACTACAGTGATTGTGTCGGCGCCAGAATAGGAAGTCGGATTATGGAGTTGATAGTAATCACGCGTCACGTGAGAATTTGCACCATTATCCAAATACAAATCACTAGAAGAGTTTCTTGTAGATGCATGCATCGCACAAGTTACACCGGTAGGGGCAGAAACGGACTGCTCGTCCTAGTGATACCAACACACACGAGCCGCGTGTCTGCGCTTGTCACAGATTTGACACACAGGCATGTAACGACTTGACGAAAAACTGCCGCCTCCGCGTCTGCTATCCTGGTCAGGTCTGCTGCGGCTAAAAGTGCTGTTTTGTCCTAGTGACTGATGTCATCCTCTACCTCCGCCGCGGTGTGCACCGTCTTCCTGGACGTCCGCCACCACCCTGCCCAGCCGCGTAAAGTGCAGTGTAGGTTGTCTGAGTTGTCGAGTCAGCGAGGGCCAATTTGGATTCCATGGCAAGATTTAATTCTTCTGCATTCAACCAACACGATATTTGATTGAGTGTGAGTGGGCCATCGTGATAGGGGATGTGCTATTTTAAAGAGGAAAATTTGGCAGGCAAGCCCCAAACAACAGCATTGATGAAATCTCATTCGGGAACAAGTTCATTGATGGCATCAAGATCAGAAATAATAGAGGTTGCTTTGTCAAGATATTGGACTATGGTGTGAGTGCCCTTCCGGACGGTGTGAAGACGGTCACGCAACTGAAAAACATGGGCTGTTGATAAGGAGTTGAAGCGTGTAGCAAGAGCAATCCAATGATCCCCAGATGTAGTAAAAGCACGAGCATACTTCTGAATTTGCGGGCTAATCAAAGCGAGAAGGCAGGCATGAACTTGAGCATCAACTAGAGGCCACGAACTATGGGCGGGATTTGGTTCCGTCGAGGTCGTACCATCTTTGTCCGTTACGGTGACATTGATGGGCGGCACTGTTCTGGTACCGTCGACCCAACTATGAAGAAGATTGGCGGAAAGCTCTGTCTTAACGCAATTCGACAAAtccaaataattataatcagttaatttttCTGGGATGAGATTGTGAAGATTGTGAAGAATCAATTTCACGTCGGAGGGAAGAGTTGCAAGGGGATCGACTGCCATGTTtaagagaaaaggaagaataagttgaaattttttatttgatttttttgatcgacaagaagaagaagagttttAGGTTTCAGGTTTTTTAGGTTTCGGAAGAGTATAAcccttgctctgataccatgatagAATAATGAGTCTTGTTAATAAAGTGATGTACATCCAGTATATATAGAGGAAGCATAAATAAGTAATTACACGTGAGtcacataattattattaattatagttaCTCCTATTAGTTCCTTCCATCGTAGTTTGTACACTCTTTCCCAAGGAATAGGGAAGGAGCGATTTAAGGTTATTTTAGTCTCATGTAGCCTTTCATGGCCTCGTCTTCATTTAGTTTTGTCATCTTTGgttttgaatttgtattattGATCATTTGGTTTAGACTAAATTTTGTGATGGCTATTGCATGAGATTTCTTTTGGTAGATTATAGGTGTCAATCTCTtgagttgatttatgtgaatcTTCGTCTTCCATTGTGCTTTCCAATGCGTAATTTGATGCCTAGTACATTTTGATTCTTAACTGTTGGAGTTCTAAACAATCTAATGTTTCTATAATGGCATAATGATCTTTTTCGCGTTTTGTTTgtgtaaaatgtttttttttgaaatgct
This genomic window contains:
- the LOC109120034 gene encoding uncharacterized mitochondrial protein AtMg00810-like → MESKLALADSTTQTTYTALYAAGQGGGGRPGRRCTPRRRIWASTHALMTRVYSLYNTLVACHASTFQLKDLGPLHYFLSIEVLHTSSSLLLHQSKYTEELLTRGGMAETKTAPTPMAVRPPSNLNNRLFDNSTLYQSIALKRILHYLKGSSRRGLLFQKGNQKLSIYSDSDWANGKDDRRSTTRYLLFLGPNLISWCTKKQTRDIFDEL